The following coding sequences lie in one Monomorium pharaonis isolate MP-MQ-018 chromosome 1, ASM1337386v2, whole genome shotgun sequence genomic window:
- the LOC118648911 gene encoding uncharacterized protein LOC118648911, which yields MLESNRIISLVIQPPQISVSPDVSSCITPSVISRQTVWDIARATVHTHTCARRALPEFTKFTTCKLELIFNERAPSVLSFLVGLKMSVKSAKRRINRANIVQCFNEATSTCIKFIFLFGFAEKFGYTTFSRKLDEKMLVLTKFSRQYRFNFCRQDL from the coding sequence ATGCTCGAGTCGAATAGGATTATCTCGCTCGTGATTCAGCCTCCGCAAATAAGTGTTTCACCGGATGTTTCCTCGTGTATCACGCCATCGGTTATTAGCCGCCAAACCGTGTGGGACATTGCACGCGCAACTGTACATACGCACACATGCGCGCGTCGTGCACTTCCGGAGTTCACAAAGTTCACGACATGTAAATTGGAGCTAATTTTCAACGAGCGAGCCCCGAGTgtcctttcttttttagtaGGTTTGAAAATGTCGGTCAAATCCGCTAAAAGGAGAATTAACCGCGCGAATATTGTACAATGTTTCAATGAAGCGACATCCacttgtattaaatttatatttttgtttggtTTCGCCGAAAAGTTTGGTTACACGACATTTTCCCGAAAACTAGATGAGAAAATGTTGGTACTAACCAAATTCTCTAGGCAATACCGTTTCAATTTCTGCAG